A DNA window from Primulina tabacum isolate GXHZ01 chromosome 12, ASM2559414v2, whole genome shotgun sequence contains the following coding sequences:
- the LOC142520812 gene encoding deSI-like protein At4g17486: MSCCKSLIKSGGGSVPVHLNVYDLTSINGYAYWLGLGAYHSAVEVHGYEYAFGAHEYPTTGIFEGEPKRCDGFTFRKSILIGWTDLNEAQVRGIMEKLAEKYRGDAYNLITKNCNHFCNDACIKLTGNHIPNWINRLARIGLLCQCIIPVNLNTTKVSHHRIEDKQCEVEKKKLRSHSNRFSNSSYSSSPSSSCTPPLATTINDSLSRSRSPLPESSPSSNESKRTRGLES, encoded by the exons ATGTCATGCTGTAAAAGTTTGATAAAAAGTGGCGGGGGGTCGGTGCCGGTGCATTTGAATGTGTATGATCTTACCTCTATCAATGGATATGCTTATTGGCTTGGCCTGGGGGCTTACCATTCTGCTGTTGAAG TTCATGGATACGAGTATGCATTTGGAGCCCATGAGTATCCCACAACTGGGATATTTGAAGGAGAGCCAAAAAGATGCGATGGATTCACATTTAGGAAATCTATTCTGATAGGATGGACTGATTTGAATGAGGCTCAAGTGAGGGGAATTATGGAGAAGCTTGCAGAAAAATACAGAGGAGATGCATACAACTTGATCACCAAGAATTGCAACCATTTCTGCAATGATGCTTGCATCAAACTCACTGGGAATCACATCCCAAATTGGATAAATCGCCTCGCCCGAATCG GTTTGTTATGCCAATGCATAATTCCAGTAAACTTGAATACAACAAAAGTAAGCCACCACAGAATAGAAGACAAGCAATGTGAAGTTGAGAAAAAGAAACTCAGAAGCCATTCAAACAGGTTCTCAAACTCATCTTACAGTTCATCACCTTCTTCTTCGTGCACTCCGCCCCTCGCGACGACCATCAACGACAGTCTAAGCAGAAGCCGAAGCCCTTTACCGGAGTCTTCACCTTCGAGTAATGAATCTAAACGAACTAGAGGGCTTGAATCTTGA
- the LOC142521180 gene encoding uncharacterized protein LOC142521180, protein MPRNSSRKATEISPSANSSDMLRAASGKAATKELERIDHLFYSYARNSSGLIDPEGIESLCSDLEVDHMDVRILMFAWKMQAEKQGYFTLDEWRRGLKALRADTTIKLKKALLDLEREVGRPPNFVDFYSFAYRFCLTEEKQKSIDIESICVLLDLVLGSHFQPQVDALIQYLKIQIDYMVINMDQWMGFYRFCNEISFPDLENYDPELAWPLILDNFVDWTRSNLS, encoded by the exons ATGCCTCGCAATTCTTCTAGAAAAGCCACCGAAATCTCACCCTCTGCCAATTCATCCGATATGCTTCGCGCCG CTTCTGGTAAGGCAGCAACTAAAGAGCTGGAGCGAATTGATCATCTCTTCTACTCATACGCTAGAAATTCCTCTGGTTTGATTGA TCCCGAGGGAATTGAGTCACTCTGCTCAGATTTGGAAGTTGATCATATGGATGTGCGAATTTTGATGTTTGCTTG GAAAATGCAAGCGGAGAAACAAGGATACTTCACCTTG GATGAGTGGCGGAGAGGCCTTAAAGCATTGAGAGCTGACACAACAATTAAATTGAAGAAGGCGCTACTGGATCTCGAGAGAGAG GTTGGACGGCCTCCAAACTTTGTGGATTTCTACTCTTTTGCTTATAGATTTTGCTTGACTG AGGAGAAGCAGAAAAGCATTGACATTGAAAGTATTTGTGTACTGTTGGATCTTGTCCTAGGATCACATTTTCAGCCTCAAGTGGATGCACTTATTCAATATCTAAAG ATACAAATTGATTACATGGTTATCAACATGGATCAGTGGATGGGGTTCTATCGGTTTTGTAATGAG ATAAGCTTCCCAGATCTTGAGAATTATGATCCAGAACTCGCATGGCCCTTGATCCTGGACAATTTTGTTGATTGGACGAGATCCAATCTTAGCTGA